The following coding sequences lie in one Nasonia vitripennis strain AsymCx unplaced genomic scaffold, Nvit_psr_1.1 unplaced0132, whole genome shotgun sequence genomic window:
- the LOC100114377 gene encoding histone H3.3-like, whose amino-acid sequence YTRCVQKFAAGTRITSRQRSGLSEIHGELENHRKKTAPRKQLATKAARKSAPATGGVKKPHRYRPGTVALREIRRYQKSTELLIRKLPFQRLVREIAQDFKTDLRFQSSAVMALQEASEAYLVGLFEDTNLCAIHAKRVTIMPKDIQLARRIRGERA is encoded by the coding sequence tatacccGCTGTGTTCAAAAGTTTGCAGCGGGCACAAGAATCACGTCTAGGCAGAGATCCGGGCTAAGCGAAATCCACGGCGAGCTGGAGAATCACCGCAAAAAAACGGCTCCGCGTAAGCAGCTCGCCACCAAGGCCGCTCGCAAGAGCGCCCCGGCTACCGGAGGTGTCAAGAAACCCCATCGCTACAGACCAGGAACCGTGGCTCTTCGTGAAATTCGTCGCTACCAGAAGAGCACGGAGCTTCTGATTCGCAAGCTGCCTTTCCAGCGTCTTGTGCGTGAGATCGCTCAGGACTTCAAGACCGACCTGCGCTTCCAGAGCTCAGCTGTCATGGCTCTGCAGGAGGCTAGCGAGGCATACCTCGTTGGTCTTTTCGAGGACACCAACCTCTGCGCCATTCACGCTAAGCGAGTTACCATCATGCCTAAGGACATCCAATTGGCAAGACGCATTCGTGGAGAGCGtgcctaa